The following nucleotide sequence is from Chromobacterium rhizoryzae.
GAAGGTGCGGTAACACGCACTGGAGGTCCGAACCCACTAGTGTTGCAAAACTAGGGGATGAGCTGTGGATAGGGGTGAAAGGCTAAACAAACTCGGAGATAGCTGGTTCTCCCCGAAAACTATTTAGGTAGTGCCTCATGTATCACTTCCGGGGGTAAAGCACTGTTATGGCTAGGGGGTCATTGCGATTTACCAAACCATGGCAAACTCTGAATACCGGAAAGTGCGAGCATGGGAGACAGACGGTGGGTGCTAACGTCCATCGTCAAGAGGGAAACAACCCAGACCGCCAGCTAAGGTCCCAAATGATCAGTTAAGTGGTAAACGAGGTGGGAAGGCATAGACAGCCAGGATGTTGGCTTAGAAGCAGCCATCATTTAAAGAAAGCGTAATAGCTCACTGGTCGAGTCGTCCTGCGCGGAAGATGTAACGGGGCTCAAACTGATAACCGAAGCTGCGGATTTGCACGTAAGTGCAGATGGTAGGGGAGCGTTCTGTAGGTCTGTGAAGGTGTCTCGTAAGGGATGCTGGAGATATCAGAAGTGCGAATGCTGACATGAGTAGCGATAAAGCGGGTGAAAAGCCCGCTCGCCGAAAGCCCAAGGTTTCCTACGCAACGTTCATCGGCGTAGGGTGAGTCGGCCCCTAAGGCGAGGCTGAAAAGCGTAGTCGATGGGAAACGGGTTAAAATTCCCGTACTTTTATGCAGTGCGATGTGGGGACGGAGAAGGTTAGGTCATCAGACTGTTGGAATAGTCTGTTTAAGCCGGTAGGCTGGGGTGGTAGGCAAATCCGCCGCCCCTTAAGGCCGAGACGTGATGACGAGGGTCTACGGACCTGAAGTGACTGATACCACGCTTCCAGGAAAAGCCACTAAGCTTCAGCTGCATAAGAACCGTACCGCAAACCGACACAGGTGGGCAGGATGAGAATTCTAAGGCGCTTGAGAGAACTCAGGAGAAGGAACTCGGCAAATTGATACCGTAACTTCGGGAGAAGGTATGCCTCTTAGAGTGAATCCCCTGCGGGAGGAGCTTTGAGAGGTCGCAGAGAATCGGTGGCTGCGACTGTTTAACAAAAACACAGCACTGTGCCAACACGAAAGTGGACGTATACGGTGTGACGCCTGCCCGGTGCTGGAAGGTTAAGTGATGGGGTGCAAGCTCTTGATCGAAGCCCCAGTAAACGGCGGCCGTAACTATAACGGTCCTAAGGTAGCGAAATTCCTTGTCGGGTAAGTTCCGACCCGCACGAATGGCGTAACGATGGCCACACTGTCTCCTCCTGAGACTCAGCGAAGTTGAAGTGTTTGTGAAGATGCAATCTCCCCGCTGCTAGACGGAAAGACCCCGTGAACCTTTACTGTAGCTTTGCATTGGACTTTGAACAGACTTGTGTAGGATAGGTGGGAGGCTATGAAGTGGGAACGCTAGTTCTCATGGAGCCGTCCTTGAAATACCACCCTGGTGTGTTTGAGGTTCTAACCTTGGTCCGTGATCCGGATTGGGGACAGTGCATGGTAGGCAGTTTGACTGGGGCGGTCTCCTCCCAAAGTGTAACGGAGGAGTTCGAAGGTTACCTAGGTACGGTCGGAAATCGTGCTGATAGTGCAATGGCAAAAGGTAGCTTAACTGCGAGACCGACAAGTCGAGCAGGTGCGAAAGCAGGACATAGTGATCCGGTGGTTCTGAATGGAAGGGCCATCGCTCAACGGATAAAAGGTACTCCGGGGATAACAGGCTGATACCGCCCAAGAGTTCACATCGACGGCGGTGTTTGGCACCTCGATGTCGGCTCATCACATCCTGGGGCTGTAGCCGGTCCCAAGGGTATGGCTGTTCGCCATTTAAAGTGGTACGTGAGCTGGGTTCAAAACGTCGTGAGACAGTTTGGTCCCTATCTGCAGTGGGCGTTGGAAGTTTGACGGGGGCTGCTCCTAGTACGAGAGGACCGGAGTGGACGCACCTCTGGTGTACCGGTTGTGACGCCAGTCGCATTGCCGGGTAGCTAAGTGCGGAAGAGATAACCGCTGAAAGCATCTAAGCGGGAAACTCGCCTGAAGATGAGACTTCCCTGAGGGCTTGACCCTCCTGAAGAGTCGTTCGAGACCAGGACGTTGATAGGTCGGGTGTGGAAGCGCTGTGAGGCGTTAAGCTAACCGATACTAATTGCTCGTGAGGCTTGATCCTATCATTTGAGTGGCTTGGGAAACCGAGTGACGAGATAGTGGTTGTGCGACACAATTGAATACCGAATATATGTGGGTTGATCGAGTATCGACCTAGGCTTCTTCAAGTTTGTACCAGTTTATGTCTGGTGGCCATAGCGAGGTGGTCCCACGCCTTCCCATCCCGAACAGGACCGTGAAACGCCTTAGCGCCGATGATAGTGTGGCATTCGCCATGTGAAAGTAGGACACCGCCAGACGCCCAATACGATAACGCCAAGTCCAAGACTTGGCGTTTCGCTTCTCGAAAGAAGCGACACAGTTTATGCCTGGCGACAATAGCGGGGCGGTCCCACGCCTTCCCATCCCGAACAGGACCGTGAAACGCCTTAGCGCCGATGATAGTGTGGCATTCGCCATGTGAAAGTAGGACATTGCCAGGCGCCCAATGTAAAAGCCCAGACCAAACGGTCTGGGCTTTTTGCATTTGCGGATTCAAAAGCTGAGCGTTTTGTCCGCGCTCAGCGTCCATTCGGCCAGCTCCGGCATGGTGCCGATCTTGACGCCCGGCAACAGCAGGCTTTCATCGATTCCCCGCGCGTCGGCGCAAGTGCGGCAGACGCGCGCCGTCACGCCCAATTCCAACGCTTCGGTCAGCATCTCGCCCAGGGTCGGCGCTTGCGCGGTCTTCTGATTTTTCAATGCGGCGACAACGGCGTCGGACAGCAGGAACAGCTGCACCCGGCAGCGCTCGGCCTGTTGAGCCAGCGTCAGGGTCAGGCGCAGCGCGGAGAGCGCGCGTTCGTCCCCGTAGGGGCTGGCGTTCAGGGTGATCAGCACGGTTTGCATGAGGGTTTGCCTATGATGAAGAGAGTCAGGACGGCATTGTGGCATGTTGCGCCGGCCTTGGCATGCGCGGACGGGGGCGGAGCGGGGCGCTCTAAGTTGTTGGCATGCAACAGTGAGGCGGGTCTTGGGCCCGGCTGGCGCCGGCTAACTGCTTGTACGAGTTGGGTTTGTTTGGGTTGAAATTATGGACTGAAAAGTTTCCTTCATATTGTCCAGCAATCTATTTGTATTTGTATACAATAGACAAATTTTCCGGGCGCTAATGAAAAGAGATAGCCCGGGGCTGCAAACTACACGGAGATGATTCATGCAATTCGACGCATTTGCCCATGGCCAGTCGGCGCTGCGGGACGCCATTACCTCTGCCTATCGTCGCGATGAGCGCGAGTGCGTGCAGGCGCTGTTGCCGCAGGCTGCGATGAGCGACGGCGAAGTCACGGCGGTTCAGGACCTGGCGCGGCGCCTGGTGGCGGAGGTGCGCCGCGAGCGCACCAAGTCCAGCGGGGTGGATGCCTTGATGCATGAGTTTTCTCTGGACAGCGCCGAGGGCATCGCCTTGATGTGTCTGGCCGAAGCGCTGCTGCGCATTCCGGACCGCGAAACCGCGGACAAGCTGATCCGCGACAAGATTTCGCGCGGCGACTGGAAGGCCCACCTGGGCAATAGCGCTTCCTTGTTCGTCAACGCCGCGGCCTGGGGCTTGCTGGTCACCGGCAAGCTGGTGGCTTCGCACAGCGCGAATGGCTTGTCGGCGGCGATGACCCGTTTGATCGCCAAAGGCGGCGAGCCGCTGATCCGCAAAGGCGTGGACATGGCGATGCGCATGCTGGGCAAGCAGTTCGTCACCGGCGAGACCATTGAGGAAGCGCTGGCCAACGGCCGCGAACGCGAGGCGCGCGGCTATCGCTTCAGCTACGACATGCTGGGCGAGGCGGCGATGACCGAGGCCGACGCGCAGCGCTATCTGCAAGACTATGTGACCGCCATTCACGCCATCGGCAAAGCGTCCGCCGGCCGCGGCATTTACGAAGGCCCGGGCATTTCGGTGAAGCTGTCGGCCATCCATCCGCGCTACAGCCGCATCAAGCACGAACGGATGATGGCCGAGCTGCTGCCGCGCCTGAAAGGCTTGTTCCTGCTGGCCAAACAGTACGATATCGGCCTGAACATCGACGCCGAAGAAGCGGACCGCCTGGAAATCTCCATGGATCTGGTGGAGGCGCTGGCCAACGATCCGGATCTGGACGGCTTCGAGGGCATAGGCATTGTGGTGCAGGCTTACCAGAAGCGCTGTCCCTATGTGATCGATTTCCTGATCGATCTGGCGCGTCGCAGCAAGCACCGCTTCATGGTGCGCCTGGTCAAGGGCGCTTATTGGGACGCGGAGATCAAGCGCGCCCAGGTGGACGGCTTGCCGGGTTATCCGGTTTACACCCGCAAGGTTTACACCGATGTGGCTTATCTCGCCTGCGCCAAGAAGCTGTTGTCCGCGCAGGACGCGATCTATCCGCAGTTCGCCACCCACAACGCCTACAGCCTGGCCGCGGTGTTCAATCTGGCCTCCGGCAAGGATTACGAATTCCAGTGCCTGCACGGCATGGGCGAGACCCTGTACGACCAGGTGGTGGGCAAGGACAAGCTGGGCAAGGCTTGCCGCATCTACGCGCCGGTGGGTTCGCACGAGACCCTGCTGGCTTATCTGGTGCGCCGTCTGCTGGAAAACGGCGCCAACAGCTCCTTCGTCAACCGCATCGTGGACGAGGCGGTGTCCATAGACGAACTGGTGGCGGATCCGGTGGCCGAGGCCGCGCGCCATGGCGGCCAGCCGCACAAGAAGATTCCGGCGCCGCTGGAGCTGTACGGCCAGCAGCGCAAAAACTCCAAGGGTCTAGACCTGTCCAGCGAGCATGTGCTGGCCACGCTGCAACTGGGCCTGCAAGCGTCCGAGAAACAGCCGTGGGGCGCTTTCCCGATGTTGGGCGACGGCGACGTCACCGACGGCGAAGTGCAGCAGGTGCGCAATCCGGCGGATCGCGACGATCTGGTGGGCCGCGTGATCGAGGCGAGCGCGGCGGACGTGAACCGCGCGCTGGAGCTGGCGCAGCAAGGCGCCGCCGATTGGGCCGCCACGCCGGTGGCCGAACGCGCCGCCTGCCTGCAACGGATGGCCGACCTGATGGAAGACCAGATGCCGGCGCTGATGGGCCTGGCGGTGCGCGAGGCCGGCAAGACGCTGGCCAACGCGATCGCCGAGGTGCGCGAGGCGGTGGACTTCTGCCGCTACTACGCGGCGCAGATCGAAGACGAATTCGACAACGCCAGCCATCGCCCATTGGGCCCGGTGGTGTGCATCAGCCCGTGGAACTTCCCGCTGGCCATCTTCATCGGCGAGGTGGCGGCCTCGCTGGCGGCCGGCAACGCGGTGCTGGCCAAGCCGGCGGAGCAGACCAGCCTGATCGCCGCGCACGCGGTGCGCTTGTTGCACGAGGCCGGCGTGCCGCGCGCGGCGCTGCAATTGCTGCCGGGCCGCGGCGAAGTGGTGGGCGCGGCGCTGACCGCGGACCCGCGCGTCCAGGGCGTGATCTTCACCGGCTCCACCGAGGTGGCGCAAATCATCAACCGCACGCTGGCCAAGCGCGGCGGCGACCCGGTGCTGGTGGCAGAAACCGGCGGCCAGAACGCGATGATCGTGGACAGTTCGGCGCTGCCGGAGCAGGTGGTCACCGATGTGCTCAGCTCGGCCTTCGACTCCGCCGGCCAGCGCTGCTCCGCGTTGCGTGTGCTCTATCTGCAAAACGACATCGCCGACAAGGTCATCGCCATGATCAAGGGCGCGATGGATGAATTGAAAGTGGGTGACCCGGCCAAGCTGGACATCGACGTCGGCCCGGTGATCGACGCCGAAGCTCAGGCCGGCCTGCTGGCCCATATCGAGAAGATGAAGGCGAGCGCGCGCGCCACTCATCAGGTCAAACTGGGCGAGGACTGCGCCAAGGGCACCTTCGTGGCGCCCACCTTGTTTGAGATCGCCGATCTCAAGCAGTTGAAGCGCGAAGTCTTCGGTCCGGTGCTTCATGTGCTGCGTTTCGAGGCCAATGAGCTGGACAAGGTGGTGGCCGAGATCAACGCCACCGGCTACGGTCTGACTCACGGCATCCATAGCCGCATCGACGAGACCATCGACAACATCGTCGCTCAGATCAAGGTCGGCAACGTCTACGTCAACCGCAACATCGTCGGCGCGGTGGTGGGCGTGCAGCCCTTCGGCGGCGAGGGCAAGTCCGGCACCGGCCCCAAGGCCGGCGGCCCCTTCTATCTGTACCGGCTGAGCCGCGCGGCCTGGGAGCCGAAACTGGCGGCGGAGACCCTGCCGCTGTCCCTGCCGGCGCTGGACGCCTTGGCGGCCGCCGCCGGCGGCCTGGGCCTGGCCTTGGAGCCGGCCATCGCCGCGGCGCGCAAGGACAGCGCGCTGGCCTGCCTGGTGAACTTGCCGGGTCCCACCGGCGAGCGGAACTCGCTGCAGTTCGCGCCGCGCGGCAAGGTGGGCTGCCAGGCGGGCAATGCGCAAGCGCTGGCGGAGCAACTGGCGGCGGCCTTCGCCACCGGCAACCGCGCGGTGTTGCCGGCCAATGAGGCGGGCCGAGGCCTGGCCGCCAAGCTGGGCGCCCTGGTGGAGCTGGACGCCGATGTGTTGGCGGCGGATGTCGGCGCCGTGCTGTTCTCCGGCTCCGAAGCCGAGGCCGAAGCCGCCCAGCGTACGCTGGCCGCGCGCGACGGCGCCTTGGTGCCGCTGCTGCGCGCCGACGCGCAAGGCCATTACAATCTGCACCGCCTGGTGGTGGAACGCGCGCTCAGCGTGAATACTACCGCGGCGGGCGGCAACGCCAGCCTGATGAGCATAGGCGATTAAAGGCGGGGCGGGCCCCGGCGACGGCGGCCCGTTCGTCTTGCAACTCCGCGGATCAAATCGGTTTTCCCATGCGCCGGCGCGCATGGGGTGGCGGCGGGCTTGTCCAACAAGCCACTTGCCACAAGCTGGCGGCCTTGAAATAATGCCGCCAGCCGCCGCG
It contains:
- a CDS encoding DsrE/DsrF/TusD sulfur relay family protein, producing the protein MQTVLITLNASPYGDERALSALRLTLTLAQQAERCRVQLFLLSDAVVAALKNQKTAQAPTLGEMLTEALELGVTARVCRTCADARGIDESLLLPGVKIGTMPELAEWTLSADKTLSF
- the putA gene encoding trifunctional transcriptional regulator/proline dehydrogenase/L-glutamate gamma-semialdehyde dehydrogenase, whose protein sequence is MQFDAFAHGQSALRDAITSAYRRDERECVQALLPQAAMSDGEVTAVQDLARRLVAEVRRERTKSSGVDALMHEFSLDSAEGIALMCLAEALLRIPDRETADKLIRDKISRGDWKAHLGNSASLFVNAAAWGLLVTGKLVASHSANGLSAAMTRLIAKGGEPLIRKGVDMAMRMLGKQFVTGETIEEALANGREREARGYRFSYDMLGEAAMTEADAQRYLQDYVTAIHAIGKASAGRGIYEGPGISVKLSAIHPRYSRIKHERMMAELLPRLKGLFLLAKQYDIGLNIDAEEADRLEISMDLVEALANDPDLDGFEGIGIVVQAYQKRCPYVIDFLIDLARRSKHRFMVRLVKGAYWDAEIKRAQVDGLPGYPVYTRKVYTDVAYLACAKKLLSAQDAIYPQFATHNAYSLAAVFNLASGKDYEFQCLHGMGETLYDQVVGKDKLGKACRIYAPVGSHETLLAYLVRRLLENGANSSFVNRIVDEAVSIDELVADPVAEAARHGGQPHKKIPAPLELYGQQRKNSKGLDLSSEHVLATLQLGLQASEKQPWGAFPMLGDGDVTDGEVQQVRNPADRDDLVGRVIEASAADVNRALELAQQGAADWAATPVAERAACLQRMADLMEDQMPALMGLAVREAGKTLANAIAEVREAVDFCRYYAAQIEDEFDNASHRPLGPVVCISPWNFPLAIFIGEVAASLAAGNAVLAKPAEQTSLIAAHAVRLLHEAGVPRAALQLLPGRGEVVGAALTADPRVQGVIFTGSTEVAQIINRTLAKRGGDPVLVAETGGQNAMIVDSSALPEQVVTDVLSSAFDSAGQRCSALRVLYLQNDIADKVIAMIKGAMDELKVGDPAKLDIDVGPVIDAEAQAGLLAHIEKMKASARATHQVKLGEDCAKGTFVAPTLFEIADLKQLKREVFGPVLHVLRFEANELDKVVAEINATGYGLTHGIHSRIDETIDNIVAQIKVGNVYVNRNIVGAVVGVQPFGGEGKSGTGPKAGGPFYLYRLSRAAWEPKLAAETLPLSLPALDALAAAAGGLGLALEPAIAAARKDSALACLVNLPGPTGERNSLQFAPRGKVGCQAGNAQALAEQLAAAFATGNRAVLPANEAGRGLAAKLGALVELDADVLAADVGAVLFSGSEAEAEAAQRTLAARDGALVPLLRADAQGHYNLHRLVVERALSVNTTAAGGNASLMSIGD